One Scyliorhinus canicula chromosome 12, sScyCan1.1, whole genome shotgun sequence genomic region harbors:
- the LOC119974364 gene encoding collagen alpha-5(IV) chain-like: MWGRQEFERVWRREFPGAEVPLLEPESVPELRSELERSRERIRAAQQLLDREKLRLTFLQTALERVTAGSGVTAGSGVNPGIPDHPGSGVTPGIPDHSGTGVNPGIPDHSGSGVTPGIPDHSGSGVTPGIPDHSGTGVTPGTGVTPETPDHSGSQVTSGTGVTPDHLGSGVTPGTPDHPGTPVTPGALVTPGTPDHLGSGVTPGTPDHPGTPVTPGALVTPGTPDHLGSGITPGTPDHPGTLVTPGALEPPDNQSFHTQTWDSKYNCDPQKLKQNLPGQRVGDPGQRVGDNGQEGINQGENADSDSTSSLPDHHGSCALRRGHRLNRIWDIGGAPSSSPRFQRRQRRKDSPGSRAPSSGGSDGYISSEEDRNSAGTRSPFIRTQP, from the exons ATGTGGGGCCGGCAGGAGTTTGAGCGGGTTTGGCGCCGGGAGTTCCCGGGGGCTGAGGTGCCGCTGCTGGAGCCCGAGTCGGTGCCGGAGTTGCGGAGCGAGTTGGAGCGGAGCCGAGAGCGAATCCGCGCCGCCCAGCAGCTCCTCGACCGGGAGAAGCTCCGACTTACCTTCCTACAAACCGCCCTGGAGCGGGTCACTGCCGGGTCAGGGGTCACTGCCGGGTCAGGGGTCAATCCCGGGATCCCAGACCATCCCGGGTCAGGGGTCACTCCCGGGATCCCAGACCATTCTGGGACAGGGGTCAATCCCGGGATCCCAGACCATTCTGGGTCAGGG GTCACTCCCGGGATCCCAGACCATTCTGGGTCAGGGGTCACTCCCGGGATACCAGACCATTCCGGGACAGGGGTCACTCCCGGGACAGGGGTCACTCCGGAGACCCCAGACCATTCTGGGTCACAGGTCACCTCTGGGACAGGGGTCACTCCGGACCATCTAGGGTCAGGGGTCACTCCTGGGACACCGGACCATCCTGGGACACCGGTCACTCCCGGGGCACTGGTCACACCTGGGACTCCGGACCATCTAGGGTCAGGGGTCACTCCCGGGACACCGGACCATCCTGGGACACCGGTCACTCCCGGGGCACTGGTCACACCTGGGACTCCGGACCATCTAGGGTCAGGGATCACTCCCGGGACTCCGGACCATCCAGGGACACTGGTCACTCCTGGGGCACTGGAGCCACCAGACAACCAGAGTTTTCACACCCAGACCTGGGACTCCAAATATAATTGCGATCCTCAAAAACTGAAACAAAATCTCCCGGGCCAGAGGGTGGGGGACCCGGGCCAGAGGGTGGGGGATAATGGACAGGAGGGCATTAACCAGGGGGAAAATGCAGATAGTGATTCCACCTCTTCACTCCCCGATCACCACGGATCGTGTGCCCTGCGGAGAGGACACAGGTTAAACCGGATTTGGGATATCGGAGGAGCCCCGAGCTCAAGTCCACGATTCCAGAGACGCCAGCGTCGTAAAGATTCCCCCGGCTCTCGGGCACCGTCCAGTGGAGGCAGCGACGGTTACATCAGCTCAGAGGAAGATCGGAATTCGGCAG
- the LOC119975186 gene encoding mitochondrial import inner membrane translocase subunit Tim22-like produces MTPGRDAAMADGLVYSQLLSHLVGDQRQPRPLNPAALGGFPAPLKSEEQKMVERGMESCGFKAALACVGGFVLGGAFGIFTAGIDTNVGFDPKDPLRTPTAKEVLKDMGQRGMSYAKNFAIVGAMFSCTECVIESYRGKSDWKNSVLSGCVTGGAIGFRAGLKAGAIGCGGFAAFSAVIDYYLR; encoded by the exons ATGACGCCGGGCAGGGACGCAGCAATGGCGGACGGCCTGGTGTACTCCCAGCTTCTCAGTCACCTGGTGGGGGACCAGCGGCAGCCGCGACCCCTCAACCCGGCCGCACTTGGCGGCTTCCCCGCGCCCCTCAAATCAGaggaacagaaaatggtggagcgCGGAATGGAGAGCTGCGGCTTCAAGGCGGCGCTGGCCTGTGTGGGAG GCTTCGTGCTGGGCGGGGCATTTGGTATCTTCACAGCTGGCATTGATACGAATGTTGGATTTGATCCAAAGGATCCTTTGCGAACCCCGACTGCCAAGGAAGTTCTGAAAGACATGGGTCAGCGTGGTATGTCGTACGCAAAGAACTTTGCTATTGTGGGTGCCATGTTTTCCTGCACAGAATGTGTCATTGAATCG TACCGTGGCAAATCTGATTGGAAGAACAGTGTACTCAGCGGCTGTGTCACAGGAGGGGCGATCGGTTTCCGTG CTGGTTTAAAGGCAGGAGCCattggatgtggaggctttgctgCCTTTTCTGCTGTCATCGATTACTACTTACGATGA